From the genome of Buchnera aphidicola (Muscaphis stroyani), one region includes:
- the mnmG gene encoding tRNA uridine-5-carboxymethylaminomethyl(34) synthesis enzyme MnmG, whose protein sequence is MLNTKNFDVIVIGGGHAGTEAAMASSRMGCKTLLLTKKNTDLGVLSCNPAIGGIGKSHLVKEIDALGGVMAQVVDYSGIQFRILNSKKGPAVRSTRAQADRSLYRRTLVRMLKNQVNLLILEGEVKDLIIKNYRVIGVLLNDDHNFYAKSVILATGTFLGAKIHIGLESYSSGRIGEKASVDLADRLRDLPLRIDRLKTGTPPRIDINTVNFDNLFVQHGDCPVPVFSFMGHPSQHPIQKPCYLTKTNEKTHEIIRKNLDKSPVHKKIITGLGPRYCPSIEDKILRFPDKKSHQIFLEPEGLSSVKIYPNGISTSLPLNVQEKILWSIKGLEKSKIITPGYAVEYDFLNPKDLNPTLESKLIQGLFLAGQINGTTGYEEAAAQGLLAGLNAGLNAMNAESWFPRRDQAYLGVLIDDLSSRGTQEPYRMFTSRAEYRLTLREDNADLRLTEIGRKFGLVDDLRWSRYNKKLINIKNETNRLKEINIHPFSDDAVTLNTFFGVTLSKEINAVDLLKRPEITYKNLKLLKSFNSGISDIQVIEQIENTIKYEGYIKRQLEEIHRHLRNENTLLSSDFNYFEIKGLSNEVVKKLNDHKPVSIGQASRISGITPAAISILLIHLKKIHDRSRFS, encoded by the coding sequence ATGTTAAACACAAAAAACTTTGATGTGATTGTCATTGGAGGAGGGCATGCTGGAACTGAAGCAGCTATGGCATCATCAAGAATGGGTTGTAAGACATTGTTATTGACTAAAAAAAATACAGACTTAGGGGTTTTGTCATGTAATCCTGCTATTGGAGGGATAGGAAAAAGTCATTTAGTTAAAGAAATAGATGCATTAGGCGGAGTGATGGCTCAAGTAGTTGATTATTCAGGCATTCAGTTTAGAATATTAAATTCTAAAAAAGGTCCTGCTGTTAGATCTACTCGAGCTCAAGCTGACAGATCTCTTTATCGAAGAACACTCGTTAGGATGTTAAAGAATCAAGTTAATTTATTAATTTTAGAGGGAGAGGTAAAAGACTTAATTATTAAAAATTATCGAGTTATAGGCGTGTTATTAAATGATGATCATAATTTTTATGCGAAATCTGTTATACTAGCCACTGGTACTTTTTTAGGAGCCAAAATACACATAGGTTTAGAAAGTTATTCTTCTGGAAGGATAGGTGAAAAAGCTTCTGTAGATTTAGCTGATAGATTAAGAGATTTACCTTTACGAATAGATAGACTAAAAACAGGGACTCCACCTCGAATTGATATTAATACTGTTAATTTTGATAATTTGTTTGTTCAACATGGGGACTGTCCTGTTCCAGTTTTTTCATTTATGGGTCATCCTTCTCAACATCCAATTCAAAAACCATGTTATCTTACAAAAACTAACGAAAAAACTCATGAAATAATACGTAAAAATTTAGATAAAAGTCCGGTTCACAAAAAAATTATAACAGGATTGGGCCCTCGATACTGTCCATCTATAGAAGACAAAATACTTCGATTTCCTGACAAAAAATCTCATCAAATTTTTTTAGAGCCAGAAGGTTTATCTAGTGTAAAAATTTATCCTAATGGAATTTCAACAAGTTTACCATTAAATGTTCAAGAAAAAATTCTATGGTCAATAAAAGGATTAGAAAAATCTAAAATAATTACTCCTGGATATGCTGTTGAATATGATTTTTTAAATCCTAAAGATTTAAATCCAACCTTGGAAAGTAAGTTAATCCAAGGGTTATTTTTAGCCGGTCAAATTAATGGTACAACTGGATATGAAGAAGCAGCTGCTCAAGGATTGCTTGCTGGTTTAAATGCTGGTTTAAATGCAATGAATGCTGAATCTTGGTTTCCTAGACGTGACCAAGCATACTTAGGGGTTCTTATTGATGATCTTTCTTCTCGAGGAACTCAAGAGCCTTACCGAATGTTTACTTCTCGAGCAGAGTATAGATTAACTTTAAGAGAAGATAATGCTGATTTACGATTAACAGAAATTGGTCGAAAATTTGGATTAGTAGACGATCTTAGATGGTCTCGATATAATAAAAAGTTAATTAATATTAAAAATGAAACTAATCGTTTAAAAGAAATAAATATTCATCCTTTTTCTGATGATGCGGTAACTTTAAATACATTTTTTGGGGTGACTTTAAGCAAAGAAATTAATGCTGTAGATTTATTAAAACGTCCAGAAATTACTTATAAAAATTTAAAGTTGTTAAAAAGTTTTAATTCAGGTATTTCTGATATACAAGTTATAGAACAGATAGAAAATACAATTAAATATGAAGGTTATATTAAAAGACAATTAGAAGAAATTCACCGACATTTAAGAAATGAAAATACTCTTTTGTCTTCTGATTTTAATTACTTTGAAATTAAAGGACTATCTAACGAAGTAGTTAAAAAGTTAAATGACCACAAACCTGTTTCTATTGGACAAGCATCAAGAATTTCCGGTATTACACCTGCTGCAATATCCATTTTATTAATTCATTTAAAAAAAATTCATGATAGAAGTCGCTTTTCTTAA
- a CDS encoding F0F1 ATP synthase subunit B, with translation MNLNATILGQSISFILFVWFCVKYIWPPIILVIENRQKKIKDSLILSKNARKEFHITQKKMHEIIQEANFKAACILKRANEKKILILEQAKKKALQESKQITINAKSELQIEIERARKDLHSEIVNLSISIAEKIIKKNIKKNENQTLIDQLVMFLPQVKF, from the coding sequence GTGAACCTTAATGCAACAATTTTAGGACAATCTATTTCTTTTATATTATTTGTTTGGTTTTGTGTAAAATATATATGGCCTCCGATTATTTTAGTAATAGAAAATAGGCAAAAAAAAATAAAAGATTCTTTAATTCTTTCAAAAAATGCAAGAAAAGAATTTCATATTACTCAAAAAAAAATGCATGAAATTATTCAAGAAGCTAATTTCAAAGCTGCTTGTATTTTAAAAAGGGCAAATGAAAAAAAAATATTAATTTTAGAACAAGCTAAAAAGAAAGCCTTACAAGAGTCCAAACAAATTACCATAAATGCTAAATCAGAGCTTCAAATAGAAATTGAACGTGCTCGTAAAGATTTACATTCAGAGATAGTAAATTTATCAATTTCTATAGCTGAGAAAATTATTAAAAAAAATATTAAAAAAAATGAGAACCAAACTTTAATAGATCAATTAGTTATGTTTTTACCCCAGGTTAAATTTTAA
- the atpB gene encoding F0F1 ATP synthase subunit A: protein MVLEKISNPQKYINHHLSHFQIDLSNFKIVQPNQILSQYWILNVDSIFFSVILGCIFLSIFYVSSKKFTMKVPGKLQTGIELIFEFVDSNVKSIYQSSNTMIASLSLTIFVWVFLMNLMDLVPIDFFSFISNNIVNLPEMRIVPSSDVNITLSMSIGVFILILFYSIKIKGIIGFLKELTLQPFNHPVFFIFNFVLEFISLLSKPISLGLRLFGNMYAGEMIFILIAGLLPWWAQFLLNVPWAIFHVLIIFLQAFIFMVLTIVYLSMASQSHESKN from the coding sequence ATGGTTTTAGAAAAAATATCTAATCCTCAAAAATATATCAATCATCATTTAAGTCATTTTCAAATAGATTTAAGTAATTTTAAAATTGTTCAACCTAACCAAATTCTTTCTCAATATTGGATTTTAAATGTAGATTCAATATTTTTTTCGGTAATATTAGGATGTATTTTTTTAAGTATTTTTTATGTTTCTTCAAAAAAATTTACTATGAAAGTTCCAGGAAAATTACAAACTGGAATCGAATTAATTTTTGAATTTGTAGATTCTAATGTAAAAAGTATTTATCAAAGCTCAAACACTATGATTGCATCTTTGTCATTAACTATTTTTGTTTGGGTGTTTTTAATGAATCTTATGGATTTAGTTCCAATTGATTTTTTTTCTTTTATATCTAACAACATTGTAAATTTACCAGAAATGCGTATTGTTCCATCTTCTGATGTAAATATTACGCTATCGATGTCAATTGGAGTTTTTATCTTAATTTTATTTTATAGTATAAAAATAAAAGGTATAATTGGTTTTTTGAAAGAGTTAACTTTACAACCTTTTAATCATCCTGTTTTTTTTATTTTTAATTTTGTGTTGGAATTTATTTCTTTGTTATCTAAACCTATTTCTTTAGGATTAAGATTGTTTGGTAACATGTATGCGGGAGAAATGATTTTTATTTTAATTGCAGGTTTGCTACCTTGGTGGGCGCAGTTTTTATTGAATGTGCCATGGGCTATTTTCCATGTTCTAATAATTTTTCTACAGGCTTTTATTTTTATGGTATTGACTATTGTTTATTTATCAATGGCTTCTCAATCTCATGAAAGTAAAAATTAG
- the atpE gene encoding F0F1 ATP synthase subunit C, with amino-acid sequence MEISNIDMLYMAAAIMIGLAAIGAAIGIGILGSKFLEGAARQPDLVPLLRTQFFVVMGLVDAIPMIAVGLGLYMLFAIS; translated from the coding sequence ATGGAAATTTCAAATATTGATATGTTGTATATGGCAGCGGCAATAATGATTGGATTAGCGGCTATTGGCGCAGCTATTGGTATTGGGATTTTAGGTAGTAAATTTTTAGAAGGTGCTGCAAGACAACCTGATTTGGTTCCTTTATTAAGAACTCAATTTTTTGTTGTTATGGGGTTAGTAGATGCAATTCCTATGATTGCCGTAGGTTTAGGTCTTTATATGTTATTTGCAATTTCTTAA